The following coding sequences lie in one Zingiber officinale cultivar Zhangliang chromosome 2B, Zo_v1.1, whole genome shotgun sequence genomic window:
- the LOC122046962 gene encoding probable leucine-rich repeat receptor-like protein kinase At1g68400 translates to MHDMDSLLFLFLPVLFNCVPYSVHCQQQLYHNERNDLLLLRDSLSSTRSLHDNWTGPPCHRDRSRWFGIECSDFKVVTISLSGIQLTGSLPPTALQNVLHLTALNLSGNALHGALPTLHGLVRLRSVALAENRFSGSIPEEFTSLLDLERLELQDNALSGAVPSLAQGRLAALNLSYNFLEGSIPRSLAARGFDASSFEHNPGLCGRPLRKPCHEETETPSMPPAVTSGARPATWMNSPSGRNKEVGSWLLVLVAAGAAGLAFAVVLCLMSYSNSRRHAADKAKAEAGAEAEAEGPEIITTKTIQQAKKKITDLSFSKIDKATFNLDDLLRSPAMVIGTGQIGNTFKVTLDSNEVVVVKRLKSMLALTKKELHKQMELLGKLRHENLVEIIAFHFSNDEKLIIYEYIVGNSLFHLLHENRGEARVPLKWSARLNIVKGIAQGLAFLHQCMPIRDKVPHANLKSSNIIIPSHLNHQPKLTDYGFHSVLPPSLANRLSIAKVPEYLHGRKLTPKADVYCFGLLVLEIVTGRVPSEGEEDLPKWVKLTVNNNWSSDLLDLEIVAETERHQEMLKLTRIALACTEVEPEQRPVMTDVVKRIEEIILTSSGR, encoded by the exons ATGCACGACATGGATTCCctgctcttcctcttcctccccgTTCTCTTTAACTGCGTACCGTATTCTGTCCATTGCCAGCAGCAACTCTACCACAACGAGCGCAACGACCTGCTCCTCCTCCGCGACTCCTTGAGTTCAACTCGCAGCCTCCACGACAACTGGACCGGCCCGCCGTGCCATCGAGACCGGAGCCGGTGGTTCGGCATCGAGTGCTCCGACTTCAAGGTCGTCACCATCTCCCTTTCCGGGATCCAGCTCACCGGCTCGCTCCCTCCCACTGCCCTCCAGAACGTGCTCCACCTCACCGCGCTCAACCTCAGCGGCAATGCCCTGCACGGCGCGCTCCCGACCCTCCACGGCCTGGTGCGCCTCCGTTCGGTGGCGCTTGCCGAAAACCGGTTCTCGGGTTCGATACCGGAGGAGTTCACCTCGTTGCTGGATTTGGAGAGGCTGGAGTTGCAGGACAACGCGCTGAGCGGGGCGGTGCCGTCGCTGGCGCAGGGGAGGCTGGCGGCTTTGAATTTGTCCTACAATTTTCTGGAGGGGAGCATCCCGAGAAGTTTGGCGGCCAGGGGTTTTGACGCCTCCTCATTTGAGCACAACCCAGGGCTCTGTGGGAGACCGTTGCGCAAGCCCTGCCACGAGGAAACGGAAACGCCGTCGATGCCGCCGGCGGTGACGAGTGGTGCTAGGCCTGCTACTTGGATGAATTCGCCATCGGGAAGGAATAAGGAGGTAGGAAGTTGGCTTCTTGTGTTGGTGGCGGCGGGTGCGGCGGGGCTTGCCTTCGCGGTGGTGTTATGCCTCATGAGCTACTCCAACTCCAGGCGGCACGCCGCTGACAAAGCCAAGGCCGAGGCCGGGGCGGAGGCCGAAGCGGAAGGCCCAG AGATAATAACTACTAAGACTATACAACAAGCGAAGAAGAAAATTACAGATCTCTCTTTTTCGAAAATCGACAAGGCAACCTTCAACCTCGATGATCTCCTACGATCCCCTGCCATGGTGATTGGAACAGGCCAGATTGGCAACACATTCAAGGTGACGTTGGACTCCAATGAAGTTGTCGTTGTGAAGAGGCTCAAAAGCATGCTAGCTTTGACGAAGAAGGAACTCCATAAGCAAATGGAGCTCCTTGGAAAACTAAGACACGAAAACCTTGTTGAGATCATTGCCTTCCATTTCTCTAACGACGAAAAGCTCATCATTTATGAATACATCGTCGGCAACAGCttattccatcttcttcatg AAAACAGAGGAGAAGCCAGGGTGCCCCTGAAATGGTCAGCACGCCTAAACATTGTGAAAGGAATTGCCCAAGGTTTAGCCTTTCTCCACCAATGCATGCCGATACGCGATAAGGTTCCTCATGCCAACTTAAAGTCCTCTAATATCATCATCCCCTCTCATCTCAACCACCAGCCCAAGCTCACAGACTATGGCTTCCACTCTGTCCTCCCTCCGAGCCTTGCTAACAGATTATCCATTGCCAAGGTGCCAGAGTACCTGCATGGTAGGAAACTTACGCCGAAGGCTGACGTATACTGCTTTGGGTTACTTGTTTTGGAGATTGTGACGGGACGAGTTCCCAGTGAAGGGGAAGAGGACTTGCCTAAGTGGGTGAAGCTAACCGTGAACAACAATTGGTCGAGTGACCTATTGGATTTGGAGATAGTGGCAGAGACAGAGAGGCATCAGGAGATGTTGAAGCTTACACGGATTGCATTAGCCTGCACAGAGGTGGAACCAGAGCAACGACCCGTGATGACTGATGTGGTAAAGAGGATTGAGGAGATCATCCTTACGAGTAGTGGAAGGTGA